In one Brassica oleracea var. oleracea cultivar TO1000 chromosome C9, BOL, whole genome shotgun sequence genomic region, the following are encoded:
- the LOC106314280 gene encoding putative F-box protein At4g11580, with protein sequence MPNIQKLALPMWTSLNINSVQSAFSKWQNLQTLIIHPFISMTVREVSSVEFQAIGENCRNLTTIKFTTMLSKDLANIIVCNFPSLERVSFRCNYACIEASIALIIGLPNLKIFNLSHCIFTENTGTGRSCIIGMRPRDELVQAGTKKLVRFMVCCSDCTICQDVWKHANNPNCYGLEFRYVKEERWKTDEIKELEL encoded by the coding sequence ATGCCGAACATCCAAAAACTTGCGTTACCAATGTGGACATCTCTAAATATAAATTCAGTTCAGTCAGCCTTTAGTAAATGGCAGAATCTTCAAACGTTGATTATTCACCCATTTATATCAATGACGGTACGTGAAGTCTCCAGCGTTGAGTTTCAAGCCATCGGAGAAAACTGTAGAAATCTTACAACCATAAAATTTACTACTATGTTGAGCAAAGACCTTGCCAATATAATTGTATGCAATTTTCCGAGCCTCGAGCGAGTGAGCTTTCGATGCAATTATGCATGTATAGAAGCATCAATAGCGCTCATTATTGGCCTTCCAAACCTAAAGATATTTAATCTTTCACATTGTATTTTTACGGAAAATACCGGAACTGGTAGGTCGTGTATAATAGGAATGAGACCTAGGGACGAACTTGTACAAGCCGGCACTAAAAAGCTTGTCAGGTTTATGGTGTGTTGTTCGGACTGCACAATTTGCCAGGACGTATGGAAACACGCGAATAATCCAAACTGTTACGGGCTCGAGTTTCGTTATGTTAAGGAAGAACGGTGGAAAACAGATGAGATAAAAGAACTAGAGTTATGA